A genomic stretch from Pochonia chlamydosporia 170 chromosome 4, whole genome shotgun sequence includes:
- a CDS encoding beta-xylosidase (similar to Talaromyces marneffei ATCC 18224 XP_002149570.1) encodes MPPLQNPILPGFNPDPSILRVGDDFYIATSTFEWFPGVQIHHSTDLANWDLVVRPLSRKSQLDMRGNPDSCGIWAPCLSHDGEKFWLVYTDVKRKDGSFKDTFNYIVTAPDIKGPWSDPIFINASGFDPSLFHDSDGRKWFVNMMWDHRKRPHAFTGIALQEFSPSEGKLIGLRENIYRGTDLALVEGPHLYKRNGWYYLLTAEGGTAYDHACTLARSRSIWGPYETHPQKHVLTSKDAPFAALQRSGHGDVVETRDGKTFLVHLAGRPVGQERRCVLGRETAIQEAFWGDDDWLYVKNGPVPSLNVQVPGVRDESTYWAEKTYEFRQQDGLHPDFQWLRTPEPERIFTIQDGQLVLTGRESIGSWFEQALVARRQTHFSYDAETVLDFSPTDERQFAGLTAYYSRYNFFYLVVTADANGDRELLIMSSQESWPDGNLDDLSDASKVIRLPKQGKVRLGLSIRGGRHLQFYYAVVDADETNKTPLQAVGPALDASIVSDECGGHQAHGSFTGAFVGLACSDLNGLRAQARFGYFVYRPVRDEMDRYEI; translated from the coding sequence ATGCCTCCTCTGCAAAACCCAATACTCCCCGGTTTCAACCCGGACCCGTCCATCCTAAGAGTCGGAGATGATTTCTACATCGCCACATCAACATTCGAATGGTTTCCCGGCGTGCAAATCCACCACTCCACAGATCTTGCCAATTGGGACTTGGTGGTTCGCCCTCTCAGCCGCAAGAGTCAACTCGACATGCGAGGTAACCCAGACAGTTGCGGCATCTGGGCACCCTGTCTCTCACACGACGGCGAGAAATTCTGGCTCGTTTACACGGATGTGAAGCGCAAGGATGGCTCCTTCAAAGACACATTCAACTACATTGTTACTGCACCTGACATCAAGGGACCCTGGTCTGACCCGATATTCATCAATGCCTCTGGGTTTGATCCATCCTTATTCCACGACTCTGACGGGCGTAAATGGTTTGTCAACATGATGTGGGATCATCGCAAACGCCCACACGCCTTCACAGGCATCGCTTTACAGGAATTCAGCCCATCCGAAGGAAAACTCATTGGCCTCCGGGAGAACATCTACCGCGGCACAGACTTGGCCCTCGTCGAAGGACCGCATCTGTACAAACGAAACGGATGGTACTATCTCCTCACAGCTGAAGGGGGAACAGCATACGATCATGCCTGTACACTAGCTCGATCCCGTTCCATCTGGGGCCCGTACGAGACTCACCCCCAGAAACATGTCCTCACCTCCAAAGACGCCCCGTTTGCTGCCCTCCAGCGCTCTGGGCACGGAGACGTCGTCGAGACCCGGGACGGTAAGACATTCCTGGTACACCTGGCGGGACGGCCAGTCGGTCAAGAACGGAGATGCGTTCTAGGCCGCGAAACGGCCATCCAAGAAGCCTTCTGGGGTGACGACGATTGGCTGTACGTGAAAAACGGACCAGTGCCGTCGTTGAATGTGCAAGTCCCAGGTGTTCGAGACGAGTCTACGTATTGGGCAGAAAAGACATACGAGTTCCGCCAACAAGACGGACTGCATCCTGATTTCCAATGGCTCCGAACACCAGAACCAGAGAGGATATTCACCATCCAAGACGGTCAATTAGTTCTCACGGGCCGCGAATCCATAGGCTCCTGGTTCGAACAGGCCCTCGTCGCGCGACGACAGACACACTTCTCGTACGACGCAGAAACAGTGCTCGACTTCTCACCCACCGATGAGAGACAATTCGCCGGACTGACGGCCTACTACTCCCGCTACAACTTCTTCTACCTGGTCGTCACTGCGGACGCCAACGGCGACCGTGAGCTCCTCATCATGAGCTCCCAGGAGTCATGGCCAGACGGCAACCTCGACGATCTCAGCGATGCAAGCAAGGTCATCCGACTCCCGAAACAGGGTAAAGTACGTCTGGGACTTTCCATTCGCGGCGGGCGTCATCTTCAGTTCTACTATGCCGTGGTGGACGCAGATGAGACGAACAAGACGCCACTTCAGGCTGTTGGTCCTGCGCTTGATGCCTCCATTGTCTCGGATGAGTGCGGCGGTCATCAGGCTCATGGGAGTTTTACAGGCGCGTTTGTGGGACTGGCGTGCTCGGATTTGAATGGGTTGCGGGCACAGGCGAGGTTTGGGTATTTTGTGTATCGTCCTGTGAGGGATGAGATGGATCGGTATGAGATTTGa
- a CDS encoding alpha beta-hydrolase protein (similar to Eutypa lata UCREL1 XP_007790676.1) codes for MRLQHIFSATLLVSTTSANLSEQVDLSYSTYKGVALSNGVTQWLGMRYAAPPVGKLRFMPPQDPPRTYGVQMADTHGYYCLATGHSPTENTTSEDCLFVDVQAPSNAKPGSLPVFLYIQGGGFNLNSNANINASGLIEASGHNIVVVSFNYRVGPYGFLTDGKDIKPNNGLRDQEKVMQWVQKYISKFGGNPKHVTLGGSSAGAESVIIHLTARNGTNKGYFHAVAAESPSFATTLTIPESQYLYRHFATRLGCVGSDSLACLRNKTARELQEQNFNIPLPLAANPPNYMYVPCIDGEYLPDYTYRLIQNGQFIKVPSIFGDDTNGGTKFAPRNTSTLAESNTYMLDNYPFLTLDLMEEMNKMYPNPNTTCPNPGCYWRQASNTYQEVRYMCPALAMTSALVKAGIKNSFAYRWNVEDPEQMAQGLGVPHTSEFDAILGPDYASSPPASYQKGGINYPASPVIQKYWTNFIQHHDPNEGGDSDVKVAKWTPWSSRAQDRVVFQTGGKTEMEPFGDALNKRCAFWAKYGVKLRT; via the exons ATGCGTTTGCAACACATTTTCTCGGCGACACTGCTGGTGTCAACGACGTCAGCAAACTTATCTGAGCAAGTCGACCTTTCATACAGCACATACAAGGGTGTTGCGCTATCCAACGGTGTAACACAATGGCTTGGAATGAGATATGCAGCCCCTCCTGTGGGCAAGTTGAGATTTATGCCACCGCAAGATCCTCCACGGACATATGGTGTTCAGATGGCAGATACG CACGGGTATTACTGTCTCGCGACTGGTCACTCACCAACAGAAAACACCACATCAGAAGATTGCCTCTTTGTGGACGTGCAAGCTCCGTCCAACGCGAAGCCAGGATCACTACCCGTCTTTCTGTACATCCAAGGAGGTGGCTTCAACCTCAattccaatgccaacatcaacGCCTCCGGCCTGATAGAAGCCAGCGGCCACAACATTGTAGTCGTCAGCTTCAACTACCGCGTCGGACCCTACGGTTTTCTCACTGACGGTAAAGACATCAAGCCCAACAATGGCCTCCGCGATCAAGAAAAGGTCATGCAATGGGTGCAAAAGTACATTTCAAAATTCGGCGGCAACCCCAAGCACGTTACACTGGGCGGCTCATCCGCCGGCGCTGAGAGTGTCATAATTCATCTCACTGCGAGgaatggcaccaacaaggGATACTTCCATGCTGTGGCTGCGGAATCACCGTCATTCGCTACCACCTTGACCATCCCAGAGTCACAATACTTGTACCGCCATTTTGCGACTAGACTCGGCTGCGTGGGTTCCGACAGCTTGGCCTGTCTGCGCAACAAGACTGCTCGGGAGTTGCAGGAGCAGAACTTCAACATCCCTCTGCCGCTGGCAGCCAACCCGCCTAATTACATGTATGTACCTTGCATTGACGGCGAGTATCTACCGGATTATACGTACCGCCTGattcaaaatggccaattCATCAAGGTTCCCTCGATTTTTGGGGACGACACAAATGGCGGGACCAAGTTTGCACCCAGAAACACGTCGACGCTTGCTGAGAGCAATACCTACATGCTGGACAACTACCCGTTCCTGACGCTTGACCTCATGGAAGAGATGAACAAGATGTATCCTAACCCGAATACGACGTGTCCAAATCCAGGCTGCTACTGGAGACAAGCCAGCAATACGTACCAAGAGGTGCGGTACATGTGTCCCGCATTAGCAATGACATCTGCGCTTGTCAAGGCGGGCATCAAGAACTCGTTTGCTTACAGGTGGAATGTCGAAGACCCAGAGCAAATGGCGCAAGGCCTCGGCGTTCCTCATACATCAGAGTtcgatgccattttggggcCAGACTACGCTTCGAGTCCGCCGGCGAGCTACCAAAAGGGGGGAATCAACTACCCAGCATCACCGGTGATTCAGAAATACTGGACAAATTTTATTCAGCATCATGATCCAAATGAGGGTGGTGACTCTGATGTGAAAGTTGCAAAATGGACGCCTTGGTCGAGTAGGGCGCAAGATCGCGTTGTCTTCCAGACGGGCGGGAAGACTGAGATGGAGCCTTTTGGAGATGCGCTGAATAAGCGTTGCGCGTTTTGGGCCAAGTATGGTGTGAAGTTGCGGACGTAG
- a CDS encoding short chain dehydrogenase (similar to Metarhizium robertsii ARSEF 23 XP_007820669.2), whose translation MTTLRLQDVNNDLQGRLALVTGSSGGIGLACAKALAAEGCDIILHYSSSHEKAESLASDLRKTYPSQLFVTAQADLTDREATRNLVSKILSNPVVSEKHNVISILVANAGLGRRIRDVKNIEEEDWDEMMEINIRSQFVVTKTCVEGMRAQNWGRVIFVGSIASRGSGLNGCHYAASKGALSSMALNLATLLAPEGVTVNVVSPAMIGSTGMIPAPKAQTWSSDCDVEALMWSDLGLAIASGVPVHRLGVPEEVGNVVAMFAKTGYMTGQDILLTGGLK comes from the exons ATGACCACTCTTCGCCTTCAAGATGTCAACAATGACCTCCAAGGCCGGCTGGCCTTAGTCACAGGATCGAG TGGTGGCATCGGCTTAGCTTGTGCTAAGGCATTAGCCGCAGAAGGCTGTGACATAATTCTGCATTACTCCTCCAGTCAT GAAAAGGCAGAGTCACTCGCTTCCGACTTACGGAAGACCTACCCGTCGCAATTGTTCGTCACCGCCCAAGCCGACCTGACAGATCGTGAAGCGACTCGAAACCTCGTATCGAAAATTCTCTCCAACCCTGTCGTCTCCGAGAAGCACAATGTGATATCAATCTTAGTGGCAAATGCCGGACTTGGGCGCCGTATTAGGGACGTGaaaaacattgaagaagaagactgggatGAAATGATGGAAATTAATATCCGAAGCCAGTTCGTCGTCACCAAGACTTGTGTGGAGGGTATGCGAGCACAGAACTGGGGAAGAGTCATTTTTGTGGGCAGCATTGCGAGTCGCGGAAGCGGTTTAAACGGTTGTCATTATGCGGCTTCCAAAGGAGCTTTATC CTCCATGGCCCTCAACTTGGCTACTCTGCTTGCACCAGAGGGAGTCACTGTTAATGTG GTATCGCCAGCCATGATTGGGTCGACAGGCATGATTCCGGCCCCAAAGGCACA GACATGGTCATCGGATTGCGACGTAGAGGCGCTGATGTGGTCGGATCTCGGTCTCGCAATCGCAAGTGGCGTGCCGGTACATCGACTTGGAGttccagaagaagttggcaatGTGGTTGCAAT GTTTGCCAAGACTGGGTACATGACGGGCCAGGACATACTGCTCACAGGTGGTTTAAAATAG
- a CDS encoding hydroxyisocaproate dehydrogenase (similar to Metarhizium acridum CQMa 102 XP_007815688.1), with the protein MAGPPAPKPGVLMLGIVHHAKAEFEKLSEVADVQQVTSGTREEFIRDCDNGKYSNVVAISRTYDSVKITGRFDAELVSHLPASVKFISHNGAGYDQIDVQPCTDRNISVSNTPKAVDAATANTAIFLMLGALRRAWIPQQALREGKWRGASPLGRDPHHLTLGVLGMGGIGTATAQRAAALGFKLQYHNRNPVPDLDKQFIAGQVPAYVSFEELLRTSDVISVHLPLGPATQGLIGAHELSQMKDGVVIVNTARGAIIDESALADSLESGKVWSVGLDVYEKEPEINQKLIKHPGAVLLPHIGTATIDTQKEMEILVIDNVKSAVTQGKLLTQVSEQKPVMAKV; encoded by the exons ATGGCCGGCCCACCAGCACCAAAGCCCGGCGTCTTGATGCTTGGCATCGTTCACCACGCAAAAGCAGAATTCGAGAAGCTCTCCGAAGTCGCTGACGTCCAG CAAGTCACTTCCGGCACTCGAGAAGAGTTCATTCGAGActgcgacaatggcaagtACAGCAATGTTGTCGCAATTTCCAGAACATACGACTCCGTCAAG ATCACAGGCCGATTTGATGCCGAACTGGTTTCTCACCTTCCCGCTTCAGTCAAGTTCATCTCTCACAATGGCGCCGGGTATGACCAAATCGATGTCCAGCCCTGCACAGACAGAA ATATTTCCGTCTCCAACACCCCCAAGGCCGTCGATGCCGCCACCGCAAACACGGCAATTTTCTTGATGCTCGGTGCTCTGCGTCGCGCTTGGATCCCCCAACAAGCTCTCCGCGAGGGTAAATGGCGAGGTGCCAGCCCCCTTGGCCGTGATCCTCACCACTTGACGCTGGGAGTTCTTGGAATGGGTGGTATTGGAACTGCCACGGCCCAGCGAGCGGCAGCCCTTGGATTCAAGTTGCAATACCATAACCGAAATCCCGTGCCTGATTTGGACAAGCAGTTCATCGCTGGCCAAGTCCCAGCGTATGTTAGCTTCGAGGAGCTCCTCCGAACCAGTGATGTTATCTCAGTCCATCTGCCGCTCGGACCGGCTACCCAGGGATTGATTGGAGCCCATGAGCTTAGCCAGATGAAGGATGGAGTCGTCATTGTTAACACTGCGAGAGGCGCTATCATTGACGAATCAGCCCTGGCTGATAGTCTTGAATCTGGAAAAGTTTGGAGCGTCGGACTTGATGTGTATGAGAAGGAGCCAGAAATCAACCAAAAGCTGATCAAGCATCCTGGGGCTGTCTTGCTGCCTCATATTGGTACCGCCACCATTGATACACAG AAAGAGATGGAGATTCTCGTCATCGATAATGTCAAGAGTGCGGTGACTCAAGGAAAGCTGCTCACACAAGTGTCCGAGCAGAAGCCCGTCATGGCCAAAGTATAG
- a CDS encoding betaine aldehyde dehydrogenase (similar to Pyrenophora tritici-repentis Pt-1C-BFP XP_001933489.1) — MTDRYHLWVNGREVDGRGEPISVEDPATGEIIAKCDSANEQDVDDAVRTAHEVFTSGVWSKASRHDRARVLEAIAENMSRELPELIQLEVKQTGRAIREMSAQIPSLLRWFKYYASLLLTEELPVLPTMGKLHNWLERVPLGVVVQITPFNHPMLIAVKKLAPALAAGNSVVMKPSELTPITSLLLGRIFKTAGLPDGVVNILPGFGVVTGKALVSHPLVRKVDVTGGTTAGRAIGSIVGGNLARYTAELGGKAPLVVFEQANIDSAVNGIAFASFIATGQTCVAATRIIVQNSVMPTLLEKLQRKCDYIRRNMGSPFNQKSTMGPLISSRQLDNVESLVSDCVNQGTGQILWGGQRMTGTSELDDIDFAKGYFYPPTVIVSASGKDITDARIWREEAFGPVIVVVGFDTEDQGVRLANDSEFGLGAALWTQDLSQAFRVSKQIDSGIVWVNTHHRNDPSSPWGGASSSSGVGSENGIDAYHAYTTTKSIVMNFASPEETLAQDDWFKEGASMVRYG, encoded by the exons ATGACTGACCGGTATCATCTCTGGGTCAACGGTCGAGAAGTGGATGGGCGTGGTGAGCC CATATCGGTTGAGGACCCTGCCACGGGCGAAATTATAGCGAA ATGCGACTCTGCCAACGAACAAGATGTAGACGATGCTGTTCGCACTGCTCATGAAGTGTTCACGTCAGGGGTTTGGTCAAAGGCATCACGGCACGATCGCGCACGTGTGCTCGAAGCAATCGCAGAGAACATGTCCCGAGAACTCCCGGAACTGATTCAATTAGAAGTGAAGCAAACTGGCCGTGCGATTCGCGAGATGAGTGCACAGATACCATCCTTGCTTCGCTGGTTCAAGTACTATGCCAGTTTGCTTCTTACCGAAGAACTTCCCGTTCTGCCCACCATGGGCAAACTACATAACTGGCTTGAGAGAGTCCCTTTGGGTGTCGTGGTTCAAATCACTCCCTTCAACCACCCTATGCTCATTGCGGTGAAGAAGCTTGCGCCTGCGCTTGCTGCTGGGAACAGTGTCGTAATGAAGCCCAGCGAACTGACGCCCATCACCAGCCTGCTTCTAGGGCGAATATTCAAAACTGCAGGTCTCCCTGATGGTGTTGTCAACATCTTGCCAGGGTTCGGTGTGGTTACCGGCAAAGCTCTCGTCAGCCACCCTCTCGTGAGAAAAGTAGACGTTACTGGTGGCACGACGGCTGGGCGAGCCATCGGGTCTATAGTCGGAGGCAATCTTGCCCGCTATACCGCAGAGCTTGGGGGGAAGGCTCCTTTGGTCGTGTTTGAACAAGCGAATATTGATTCAGCGGTGAATGGAATCGCATTTGCATCGTTTATTGCGACGGGTCAGACTTGCGTTGCTGCGACGCGAATCATTGTTCAGAACAGTGTCATGCCCACCCTGCTTGAGAAGTTGCAACGAAAGTGCGACTACATTCGGCGCAATATGGGGTCACCTTTCAATCAAAAGTCTACCATGGGTCCTCTTATTTCTTCTCGGCAGTTAGACAACGTTGAGTCACTGGTCAGTGACTGCGTCAACCAGGGCACAGGTCAAATCTTATGGGGTGGTCAGAGGATGACTGGAACTTCTGAGCTGGATGACATCGATTTTGCAAAGGGATACTTTTACCCTCCTACTGTTATTGTATCTGCTTCTGGAAAAGATATAACCGACGCCAGGATATGGCGTGAAGAAGCCTTCGGACCTGTcattgtggttgttggattCGACACCGAGGACCAGGGCGTACGTCTTGCCAATGACAGTGAATTCGGACTTGGGGCCGCGTTATGGACACAAGACCTCAGTCAGGCTTTCCGAGTTTCCAAGCAAATAGACTCCGGGATTGTCTGGGTCAATACGCATCATCGAAATGACCCCAGTAGTCCTTGGGGTGGTGCATCTAGTTCAAGTGGAGTTGGCAGTGAAAACGGTATCGATGCCTATCATGCTTACACGACAACAAAGAGCATTGTTATGAACTTTGCTTCACCTGAGGAGACGCTGGCCCAGGATGATTGGTTTAAAGAAGGCGCAAGTATGGTTCGATATGGGTAG
- a CDS encoding heterokaryon incompatibility (similar to Cordyceps militaris CM01 XP_006665820.1): protein MPLCDICKAIPFEHLPPFPEEEYIRTLTGLKYVHTLIRNKVDDGTSSSVRHHANIEGLRKAAAEGCELCLLILGEANAILAELEGLEGMMKEFSDHPPNFNMWLTKRPDDWQGFWVLSECTPSVRVGDTVPVAAFGFAVEEDDALAGTFRGRPVEQNPDTHVIQHLVRWNAECEQDHECCHGTGRMPSHLIDVQAVTSSDTVRLVESDAKARQRYTALTYASESGIVGYWEDNTLPEDGSIRVASLPKLFQDAVLVTRTLGVQYIWIDSLCIPGNSREWARDSEQAGSVYANAYLTISATGSENVSDGLLFPRPLRTYVQIPYKTSDEITGTVFVSTLPLEKEVIYSRYIEMMEEPISRGVWSFQERVLSPRTVHFASDQMYFECLSHFVSEDGLLERLRYHTTVEKLPDGAGHYRSRDNSLSRWFSILQDYWRRQPSTPMDKLPALSNVARAFQHMLDDEYVVGYWNKSLIESLCWQSLHCKPAGESSTPSWSLASVNGRLCVGFRGKSSHSIATIVSVQVSLMDEAKPFGRVTTASIELEAPLVPLRLSEKLGPTGHMSLRTVNGDGGDFYAGFDTIDRHYAVSAESLRNIELFALVLAETHKEECSAGNCSREGSHRGLIVTPVDASGDRVKRLGFIITHFGHRELSNSRKTVTLV, encoded by the exons ATGCCTCTCTGCGACATCTGCAAGGCGATCCCGTTTGAGCATCTCCCGCCGTTCCCCGAGGAAGAATACATCAGAACTTTGACTGGGCTGAAGTATGTACACACACTCATACGAAACAAGGTCGACGACGGTACTTCATCAAGTGTTAGACATCATGCCAACATTGAGGGTTTGCGAAAGGCAGCCGCAGAAGGTTGTGAGCTCTGTCTTTTGATTCTAGGCGAAGCAAATGCCATATTGGCTGAACTCGAGGGCCTTGAAGGCATGATGAAGGAGTTTTCTGACCACCCGCCCAACTTTAACATGTGGTTGACGAAACGCCCTGATGACTGGCAAGGCTTTTGGGTCTTGTCAGAATGCACTCCCAGCGTCAGGGTGGGAGACACTGTCCCCGTTGCCGCGTTTGGCTTCGCTGTGGAAGAAG ATGATGCCCTCGCTGGTACATTTCGGGGACGTCCTGTAGAACAAAATCCTGACACGCACGTCATCCAACACCTGGTTAGATGGAACGCTGAGTGCGAACAAGATCATGAATGTTGCCACGGTACCGGCCGCATGCCGAGTCATTTGATAGACGTGCAGGCCGTTACGTCTAGTGATACTGTGAGACTGGTCGAATCGGACGCAAAGGCTCGGCAAAGGTACACAGCCCTCACTTATGCATCTGAATCCGGTATCGTGGGCTACTGGGAGGATAACACCCTGCCTGAGGACGGCAGCATACGCGTTGCCAGCCTTCCCAAGCTGTTTCAGGACGCCGTACTTGTGACTCGCACCTTGGGTGTTCAGTACATCTGGATCGACTCGCTATGCATTCCTGGCAATTCGCGAGAGTGGGCGAGGGACTCTGAGCAAGCAGGTTCTGTCTACGCAAATGCGTATCTAACCATCTCGGCTACGGGGTCAGAAAACGTGAGTGACGGCCTGTTATTCCCACGACCACTGCGAACATATGTCCAAATTCCCTATAAAACGAGCGACGAAATCACTGGAACTGTATTCGTCTCCACGCTGCCGCttgagaaggaggtgatTTACTCACGGTATATagagatgatggaggagccCATATCCAGAGGAGTATGGTCATTTCAGGAACGTGTGCTCTCGCCGCGGACTGTGCACTTTGCCAGCGATCAGATGTACTTTGAGTGCCTGAGCCACTTCGTTTCAGAGGATGGCCTACTTGAACGTTTGCGCTATCATACTACAGTGGAAAAATTACCTGATGGAGCAGGCCATTACCGTAGCAGAGACAACTCCCTTTCACGCTGGTTTTCTATACTGCAGGACTACTGGCGACGCCAACCAAGCACCCCTATGGACAAGCTCCCAGCCCTCTCCAACGTGGCAAGGGCCTTTCAGCACATGCTGGATGACGAGTACGTCGTAGGATACTGGAATAAGTCTCTTATAGAGTCGTTGTGCTGGCAATCCCTGCATTGTAAACCGGCAGGCGAGAGCAGTACTCCATCTTGGTCCTTGGCGTCCGTCAACGGCAGACTATGCGTGGGATTCAGAGGCAAATCAAGCCACTCTATAGCAACTATCGTCAGTGTCCAGGTGAGCTTAATGGATGAAGCAAAGCCGTTCGGCAGAGTTACCACAGCCTCAATAGAGCTTGAGGCTCCGTTAGTACCACTCAGGCTATCGGAGAAATTAGGACCAACTGGGCACATGTCTCTACGGACCGTCAACGGGGATGGAGGCGACTTCTATGCCGGCTTCGACACGATTGACAGGCACTACGCGGTGTCTGCCGAAAGCTTGCGGAATATAGAGCTTTTCGCTCTGGTTCTGGCGGAGACTCACAAGGAAGAGTGCTCAGCTGGAAACTGCAGCAGGGAAGGCAGCCATCGCGGCCTCATTGTCACGCCGGTTGACGCCTCAGGAGACAGGGTCAAGCGCCTTGGCTTCATTATAACTCATTTTGGGCACCGGGAGCTGTCGAACTCGCGCAAAACGGTCACCTTGGTCTAG